One bacterium genomic region harbors:
- a CDS encoding M81 family metallopeptidase, whose product MYRIAIGEISHETNTFCPPTTLEMFQKYLWARGEEITQRFRDTRTFLCGMQEAAERLGAVPVPTFAASTNPWGIITREAYDAMLSELLGGIRQAMPLDGVCLALHGAGVAEGISDLESAVLEAVREVVGPQMPIAVTLDLHGNTTPRMAELATGLFSVHEYPHTDMYERGQDAVEFLVRVLRREIHPVTVVEVLPLLAAPAPAGLEPVRSINALCHRWEAEPGMIACALMHGFPYSDIPEAGVTVVAVAERDPELARRAARAVAQETWARREEFVRHYPLPAEAVAEALAADRTPVVINETSDNPGGGAPGDGTHLLRAMLEACVAESAFGMLYDPEVAEAAHQAGVGATLRVRLGGRHDRLHGDPLDLEAYVKSLADGKYMLTALARGVQADYGKTARLTCGGLDVIVASRRGQVLDPGPFLLHGIDVRNCRIVGLKSSAHFRAGYEELAARIITTDPPGLCSSNLAHFAFQNVRRPIYPLEQDAVYRPSEASC is encoded by the coding sequence AGCCATAGGAGAGATCAGCCACGAGACCAACACCTTCTGCCCGCCCACCACCCTGGAGATGTTCCAGAAGTACCTGTGGGCCCGCGGCGAGGAGATCACGCAGCGCTTCCGCGACACACGCACCTTCCTGTGCGGGATGCAGGAAGCCGCAGAACGGTTGGGCGCCGTGCCGGTCCCGACCTTCGCGGCCAGCACCAATCCCTGGGGGATAATCACCCGCGAGGCCTACGATGCGATGCTCAGTGAGCTGCTCGGCGGAATCCGGCAGGCGATGCCGCTGGACGGCGTCTGCCTTGCCCTGCACGGCGCCGGTGTGGCTGAGGGGATCTCCGACCTGGAGAGCGCGGTGCTGGAGGCGGTCCGGGAGGTCGTGGGGCCTCAGATGCCCATCGCGGTTACCTTGGACCTCCACGGCAACACCACCCCCAGGATGGCGGAGTTGGCCACGGGTCTGTTCAGCGTGCACGAGTACCCCCACACGGACATGTACGAGCGCGGACAGGATGCGGTGGAGTTCCTGGTGCGGGTCCTGCGCAGAGAGATCCATCCTGTTACGGTCGTCGAGGTGCTGCCGCTGCTGGCCGCTCCTGCGCCGGCGGGCCTGGAGCCCGTGCGGTCCATCAACGCGCTGTGCCACCGCTGGGAGGCGGAGCCCGGGATGATCGCCTGCGCGCTCATGCACGGCTTCCCCTACAGCGACATCCCAGAGGCCGGCGTCACCGTGGTGGCGGTAGCCGAGCGCGACCCAGAACTGGCCCGGCGTGCGGCCCGAGCGGTCGCTCAGGAGACATGGGCCCGCCGCGAGGAGTTCGTGCGTCACTACCCACTGCCCGCTGAGGCGGTGGCCGAGGCCCTGGCCGCGGACCGCACTCCGGTGGTGATCAACGAGACCAGCGACAACCCCGGCGGCGGGGCCCCGGGCGACGGCACGCACCTGCTGCGGGCGATGCTGGAGGCCTGCGTTGCCGAGAGCGCGTTTGGGATGCTCTACGATCCAGAGGTCGCCGAGGCCGCGCATCAGGCCGGTGTCGGCGCCACGCTCCGGGTGCGCCTGGGCGGCAGGCACGACCGGCTGCACGGGGACCCGCTCGACCTGGAGGCTTACGTTAAGAGCCTGGCCGACGGAAAGTATATGCTAACCGCCCTGGCGCGCGGAGTGCAGGCGGACTATGGAAAGACGGCCCGCCTGACCTGCGGCGGGCTGGACGTTATCGTAGCCAGCAGGCGCGGCCAGGTACTCGATCCCGGGCCGTTTCTCCTCCACGGGATCGACGTGCGGAACTGCCGGATCGTGGGATTGAAGTCCAGCGCGCACTTCCGGGCCGGCTACGAGGAGCTGGCCGCGCGCATCATCACCACCGACCCGCCGGGGCTGTGCTCGTCGAACCTGGCGCACTTCGCGTTCCAAAACGTGCGCCGGCCGATCTACCCGCTCGAGCAGGACGCGGTCTATCGGCCCAGCGAAGCGTCGTGCTGA